The Aureispira anguillae genome contains a region encoding:
- a CDS encoding T9SS type A sorting domain-containing protein, whose translation MKHRLAFIFVFVTNLSILSLGQTYETIFGQSSTQWNISFCQLDQARVIERVAFEDTTMFGSNYKKVGTKQGNTIYHNVSPSEAAHGFLREDTTLGKIWFRGAKGDVVVWDTVEYLVADMSLTLGDSFVVNLHPFGVGDTTAIVDSIYYQSGLKHIRLNYVPFFVWGGNKLTFIEGIGTNYGFAYMHLGTIPNLCLCLQNYSKDSNLVYIHNSCPITNSSTKIKDQPNLEVAVYPHPITQQSVLQFDNHSHSEVALLLYNSTGQVINQYHTTGNSFTLSSKMHKGLCFYQLRINTLKVAEGKLLFLD comes from the coding sequence ATGAAACACAGACTTGCTTTTATTTTTGTATTCGTTACGAATTTGTCTATACTATCCTTAGGGCAAACTTATGAAACTATTTTTGGTCAAAGTAGCACTCAATGGAATATTTCTTTTTGTCAATTGGATCAAGCTAGAGTTATTGAAAGAGTAGCATTTGAAGACACTACTATGTTTGGATCAAACTATAAGAAGGTGGGGACCAAACAAGGTAATACTATTTATCATAATGTTTCGCCAAGTGAAGCTGCTCACGGTTTTTTGCGAGAAGATACGACTTTAGGAAAAATTTGGTTCAGGGGAGCCAAAGGGGATGTTGTTGTTTGGGATACTGTAGAATATTTAGTTGCAGATATGTCTTTAACACTTGGAGATAGTTTCGTCGTTAATCTCCATCCATTTGGAGTTGGAGATACTACAGCAATAGTTGACTCTATCTATTATCAATCAGGGCTAAAACATATTCGGCTCAACTATGTTCCCTTTTTTGTTTGGGGGGGAAATAAGCTAACATTTATAGAAGGAATAGGAACCAATTATGGTTTTGCCTATATGCATTTGGGGACAATTCCTAATTTATGCCTTTGCCTCCAAAACTATAGTAAGGATAGCAACCTAGTTTACATTCACAATAGCTGTCCTATAACAAATAGTAGTACTAAAATAAAGGATCAGCCCAACCTTGAAGTAGCTGTATATCCGCACCCCATTACTCAACAAAGTGTCCTCCAATTTGATAATCATTCGCACTCAGAAGTTGCTTTGTTGTTATACAATTCAACGGGACAAGTCATCAATCAATACCACACAACTGGGAATTCTTTTACGCTCTCAAGCAAAATGCACAAGGGGCTGTGTTTTTATCAACTTAGGATCAATACTTTAAAAGTAGCGGAAGGCAAACTGTTATTTTTAGATTGA
- the cobC gene encoding alpha-ribazole phosphatase has protein sequence MQIYVSRHTKVNIQTGICYGQTEIQLLDSFQMEADLLQKKIPLDLDAVITSPLSRCHLLAKRFCHQPLIEDALLEMNFGDWELQAWDRIDPEQLQTWMDDFVHNSPPNGESMQQLYERVANFMDRLRATSYQKVLLVTHAGVIRCIWAYLLAIPLKNTFKITVDYNRVLVFNLGEHPDYDSIKTM, from the coding sequence ATGCAAATATATGTCAGTCGCCATACCAAAGTAAATATCCAAACGGGCATCTGTTATGGTCAAACAGAGATACAGCTTCTTGATTCTTTTCAAATGGAGGCAGATCTTTTACAGAAAAAAATTCCCTTGGATCTAGATGCAGTTATCACGAGTCCTTTGTCTAGATGTCATTTATTGGCTAAACGTTTCTGTCATCAACCGCTAATAGAAGATGCCTTATTAGAAATGAATTTTGGCGACTGGGAACTGCAAGCATGGGATCGAATAGATCCTGAACAGCTCCAAACTTGGATGGATGACTTTGTTCACAATAGCCCCCCAAATGGGGAAAGCATGCAACAGCTTTACGAGCGAGTAGCCAATTTTATGGATCGCCTGAGGGCTACTTCTTATCAAAAAGTGCTCCTCGTAACTCATGCGGGAGTTATTCGTTGTATTTGGGCCTATTTATTAGCAATTCCACTTAAAAACACCTTTAAAATCACTGTTGATTATAACAGGGTGTTAGTTTTTAACTTGGGAGAGCATCCTGATTACGATTCTATCAAAACAATGTAA
- a CDS encoding phospholipid carrier-dependent glycosyltransferase: protein MSKNNPLTQSETSSSHSNLPKFVFGILLILASIFILSSSLGIGLPSDEPIDHAYGKTCLNYYKSFGQDTSFVDLKVYGQPYKNQKYYGAIFEATAAAVTASCSPATQYHIRHFLVAICGILIILFTGLTAKELSGWKAAAVTTLLMMASPTIVGQMLFNSKDIPFALGFAITCYYTVRFARNYPQFKRGDAIGLGLGIAIAVGTRVGGFLLATYPFIFFGLKLIFEKEFRTVFFSHERSQQIKLILLPAAVIILGCLLGLLFYPNFWMHPVSHVSDALNVAVKFPVSITLFFEGDMVRSTNLPPNYLLKSLQISLPLFTLLSIPLILSLFFKSKFISKTHLLFFLFTTLFPICFVIYTKQTIYNGWRHITFFYPSFVILAGLAISSVVFPFRKSVAQWLAVLIFGGLILKTLIWQLTYPSYQYAYYNELAGGFHEAYDEFDNDYQQLAVTKGVYWLLENEPIFKDKNRTKKIKIASNNAHALNMYFDAKALNVEFVKTGIKSWKSTEWDYSVMSTIFLPRKIRDLVFPPKDLLYAEEIEGRGIAYVVKQTDRTFYKGLMAMQAKKYDEAYQLFLDAYAKDPSNFNIWLSLAHIYSISKKGDETIQYAKPYLELYPADWIANQLLGLGYLHKKDFTNSEKFLVRAIRINPKQKSAYYNLIHLYEISGQQAQAQKIRQQLAALK, encoded by the coding sequence ATGTCAAAAAATAACCCCCTTACCCAATCCGAAACATCCTCTTCTCATTCCAATTTACCTAAATTCGTTTTTGGAATACTTCTCATTTTGGCTTCTATTTTTATACTCAGTAGCAGCTTGGGTATTGGATTACCTAGTGATGAACCAATAGACCACGCCTATGGAAAAACTTGCTTGAACTATTATAAATCATTCGGGCAAGATACTTCCTTTGTTGATTTAAAAGTCTATGGTCAACCTTACAAAAATCAAAAATATTACGGAGCCATTTTCGAAGCAACAGCAGCAGCGGTAACGGCTTCTTGTTCGCCTGCAACACAATATCATATTCGGCACTTTTTAGTAGCCATTTGTGGTATTTTAATTATATTATTTACAGGATTAACAGCCAAGGAACTATCGGGCTGGAAGGCGGCAGCGGTAACAACGCTATTGATGATGGCTAGTCCTACCATTGTAGGGCAAATGCTCTTTAACAGTAAAGACATCCCATTTGCGCTTGGTTTTGCGATAACCTGTTATTACACCGTAAGATTTGCCCGAAACTACCCGCAATTTAAACGAGGGGATGCCATCGGTTTAGGCTTGGGAATAGCCATAGCAGTTGGAACAAGAGTAGGGGGCTTTTTGTTGGCCACTTACCCTTTTATTTTCTTTGGATTAAAATTAATATTTGAGAAGGAATTTAGGACAGTTTTCTTTTCCCATGAACGTTCTCAACAAATTAAACTAATTTTACTTCCCGCTGCAGTGATTATTTTGGGTTGCCTTTTGGGACTTCTTTTTTACCCCAATTTTTGGATGCACCCAGTTAGTCACGTTAGTGATGCCTTGAATGTTGCGGTTAAATTTCCTGTGTCTATCACCCTTTTCTTTGAAGGAGATATGGTCAGATCTACCAATTTACCCCCCAACTACTTACTAAAATCTTTACAAATTTCTTTACCCCTTTTTACATTGCTCTCAATCCCTCTGATTCTAAGTTTGTTTTTTAAATCAAAATTTATCAGTAAAACCCACTTATTATTTTTCTTATTTACAACTCTTTTCCCTATTTGCTTTGTTATTTATACAAAACAAACCATCTATAATGGATGGAGACACATCACCTTCTTTTACCCTTCATTTGTTATTCTCGCTGGGCTTGCTATTAGCAGTGTTGTATTTCCTTTTCGAAAGAGTGTCGCTCAATGGTTAGCTGTCCTTATTTTTGGAGGACTAATCTTAAAAACGCTAATTTGGCAATTGACTTACCCCAGTTATCAATATGCTTATTATAACGAGTTGGCAGGAGGATTCCATGAAGCCTATGATGAATTTGATAATGATTATCAACAGTTGGCTGTTACCAAAGGAGTGTATTGGTTGCTCGAAAACGAGCCCATTTTTAAGGACAAAAACAGAACGAAAAAAATTAAAATTGCAAGTAATAATGCCCATGCACTAAATATGTATTTTGATGCAAAAGCATTAAATGTAGAATTCGTTAAAACAGGTATAAAAAGTTGGAAAAGTACCGAATGGGATTACTCTGTAATGTCAACGATTTTTTTACCTCGTAAAATTAGAGACCTTGTTTTTCCTCCCAAAGATTTACTCTATGCAGAGGAAATAGAGGGACGTGGAATAGCTTATGTAGTAAAACAAACCGATCGCACCTTTTATAAGGGGCTTATGGCTATGCAAGCAAAAAAGTATGACGAAGCTTATCAATTGTTCTTAGACGCTTATGCTAAGGACCCCTCTAATTTTAATATTTGGCTGAGTTTGGCTCATATTTATTCCATTTCCAAAAAAGGAGATGAAACCATTCAGTACGCCAAGCCATATTTAGAGTTATATCCTGCTGATTGGATTGCCAACCAATTGTTAGGTTTGGGTTATTTGCACAAAAAGGATTTCACAAACAGTGAAAAGTTTTTAGTACGAGCGATTCGAATCAACCCCAAACAAAAATCAGCTTATTATAACTTGATCCATTTGTATGAAATATCGGGTCAACAAGCTCAAGCTCAAAAAATTCGACAACAATTAGCCGCCTTAAAATAG